One stretch of Lucilia cuprina isolate Lc7/37 chromosome 6, ASM2204524v1, whole genome shotgun sequence DNA includes these proteins:
- the LOC124420650 gene encoding pollen-specific leucine-rich repeat extensin-like protein 1, giving the protein MYMDYIKNLKVLLLFIAYTCASPTFRKKGGQTHPVYVQQQPTYVEAAPVHPAPQVVYQPVPAQPPPRQIIVHPIQVQPVHPPPMPIQPVHPPPMPIQPPPKQIIIQPIRVQPVRPPPTQIIIQPVRVQPAHPPPRPVHPPPRPVHPPPRPVHPPPQPVHPQPQPVHPQPVIVKTDYFKTCIC; this is encoded by the coding sequence ATGTATATGGATTACATTAAAAACTTGAAAGTGCTTCTTTTATTCATCGCATATACTTGCGCGTCACCGACGTTTAGGAAGAAAGGTGGTCAGACCCATCCTGTGTATGTTCAACAACAGCCTACATATGTTGAAGCGGCACCTGTACATCCTGCACCCCAAGTTGTTTACCAGCCAGTACCAGCACAGCCTCCTCCAAGACAGATCATAGTACACCCTATACAAGTACAACCTGTGCATCCACCACCAATGCCAATACAACCTGTGCATCCTCCACCAATGCCAATACAACCACCTCCAAAACAAATTATCATACAACCAATAAGAGTTCAACCTGTTCGACCCCCACCAACCCAAATTATTATACAACCAGTTAGAGTACAACCAGCACATCCACCTCCAAGACCTGTTCATCCACCACCAAGACCAGTACATCCACCACCTAGGCCAGTGCATCCACCACCACAACCAGTCCATCCACAACCACAACCGGTCCATCCTCAGCCAGTTATTGTAAAAACCGATTATTTTAAAACCTGTATTTGTTAA
- the LOC111679637 gene encoding proline-rich extensin-like protein EPR1, with protein MYMDYIKNLKVLLLFIAYTCASPTFRKKGGQTHPVYVQQQPTYVEAAPVHPAPQVVYQPVPAQPPPRQIIVHPIQVQPVHPPPMPIQPVHPPPMPIQPPPKQIIIQPIRVQPVRPPPTQIIIQPVRVQPAHPPPRPVHPPPRPVHPPPRPVHPPPQPVHPQPQPVHPQPVIVKPIILKPVFVKPGKHHH; from the coding sequence ATGTATATGGATTACATTAAAAACTTGAAAGTGCTTCTTTTATTCATCGCATATACTTGCGCGTCACCGACGTTTAGGAAGAAAGGTGGTCAGACCCATCCTGTGTATGTTCAACAACAGCCTACATATGTTGAAGCGGCACCTGTACATCCTGCACCCCAAGTTGTTTACCAGCCAGTACCAGCACAGCCTCCTCCAAGACAGATCATAGTACACCCTATACAAGTACAACCTGTGCATCCACCACCAATGCCAATACAACCTGTGCATCCTCCACCAATGCCAATACAACCACCTCCAAAACAAATTATCATACAACCAATAAGAGTTCAACCTGTTCGACCCCCACCAACCCAAATTATTATACAACCAGTTAGAGTACAACCAGCACATCCACCTCCAAGACCTGTTCATCCACCACCAAGACCAGTACATCCACCACCTAGGCCAGTGCATCCACCACCACAACCAGTCCATCCACAACCACAACCGGTCCATCCTCAGCCAGTTATTGTAAAACCGATTATTTTAAAACCTGTATTTGTTAAACCTGGAAAGCATCACCattaa